The following proteins come from a genomic window of Oncorhynchus clarkii lewisi isolate Uvic-CL-2024 chromosome 23, UVic_Ocla_1.0, whole genome shotgun sequence:
- the LOC139382056 gene encoding casein kinase I-like isoform X2, which translates to MELRVGNKYRLGRKIGSGSFGDIYLGVNIATGEEVAIKLECVKTKHPQLHIESKFYKMMQGGVGIPSIKWCGAEGDYNVMVMELLGPSLEDLFNFCSRKFSLKTVLLLADQMISRIEYIHSKNFIHRDVKPDNFLMGLGKKGNLVYIIDFGLAKKYRDARTHQHIPYRENKNLTGTARYASINTHLGIEQSRRDDLESLGYVLMYFNLGSLPWQGLKAATKRQKYERISEKKMSTPIEVLCKGYPSEFSTYLNFCRSLRFDDKPDYSYLRQLFRNLFHRQGFSYDYVFDWNMLKFGASRTAEDGERERREADERIGGGPRAPRALPPGGNPPGGVDRIRNGPNAAASNPASRGVPQSGQCAI; encoded by the exons ATGGAGCTGAGAGTGGGAAACAAGTACCGCCTCGGCAGGAAGATAGGAAGTGGCTCTTTTGGAGACATTTACCTGG gTGTTAACATTGCCACGGGTGAGGAGGTGGCCATTAAGCTGGAATGTGTGAAGACCAAACACCCACAACTCCACATCGAGAGCAAGTTCTACAAGATGatgcagggaggag TGGGCATCCCATCCATAAAGTGGTGTGGAGCAGAGGGAGATTACAACGTGATGGTGATGGAGCTGCTAGGCCCCAGTCTGGAGGACCTGTTCAACTTCTGCTCCCGCAAGTTCAGCCTCAAGACTGTCCTGCTGCTGGCTGACCAGATG atcAGCCGGATTGAGTACATCCACTCTAAGAACTTCATCCACAGAGATGTGAAGCCTGACAACTTCCTGATGGGCCTGGGCAAGAAGGGCAACCTGGTGTACATCATCGACTTTGGCCTGGCCAAGAAGTACCGCGACGCCCGCACACATCAGCACATCCCCTACCGCGAGAACAAGAACCTGACCGGCACCGCGCGCTACGCATCCATCAACACACACCTGGGGATTG aaCAGTCTCGTCGTGATGACCTGGAGTCTCTGGGTTATGTCCTGATGTACTTCAACCTGGGCTCTCTGCCCTGGCAGGGCCTCAAGGCCGCCACCAAGAGGCAGAAGTACGAACGCATCAGTGAGAAAAAGATGTCCACCCCTATCGAGGTGCTCTGCAAGGGATACCCCT CTGAGTTCTCCACCTACCTGAACTTCTGTCGCTCTCTGCGGTTCGATGACAAGCCAGACTACTCATACTTGAGACAACTGTTCAGAAACTTGTTCCACAGACAGGGCTTCTCCTACGACTACGTCTTTGACTGGAACATGCTTAAGTTT GGGGCCAGCAGGACAGCCGAGGATGGGgagcgggagaggagagaggcggaTGAGAGGATCGGGGGAGGACCTAGGGCACCCCGTGCCCTACCCCCGGGCGGCAACCCCCCTGGGGGAGTAGACAGGATCCGAAATGGCCCCAATGCAGCAGCTTCTAACCCTGCCTCCAGAGGAGTCCCACAGTCAG GTCAGTGTGCCATTTGA
- the LOC139382056 gene encoding casein kinase I-like isoform X1, with the protein MELRVGNKYRLGRKIGSGSFGDIYLGVNIATGEEVAIKLECVKTKHPQLHIESKFYKMMQGGVGIPSIKWCGAEGDYNVMVMELLGPSLEDLFNFCSRKFSLKTVLLLADQMISRIEYIHSKNFIHRDVKPDNFLMGLGKKGNLVYIIDFGLAKKYRDARTHQHIPYRENKNLTGTARYASINTHLGIEQSRRDDLESLGYVLMYFNLGSLPWQGLKAATKRQKYERISEKKMSTPIEVLCKGYPSEFSTYLNFCRSLRFDDKPDYSYLRQLFRNLFHRQGFSYDYVFDWNMLKFGASRTAEDGERERREADERIGGGPRAPRALPPGGNPPGGVDRIRNGPNAAASNPASRGVPQSGNRSPQAVSRAERERKVAMRLHRGAPANISSSDLTAQMGQSRIATSQVSVPFEHLGK; encoded by the exons ATGGAGCTGAGAGTGGGAAACAAGTACCGCCTCGGCAGGAAGATAGGAAGTGGCTCTTTTGGAGACATTTACCTGG gTGTTAACATTGCCACGGGTGAGGAGGTGGCCATTAAGCTGGAATGTGTGAAGACCAAACACCCACAACTCCACATCGAGAGCAAGTTCTACAAGATGatgcagggaggag TGGGCATCCCATCCATAAAGTGGTGTGGAGCAGAGGGAGATTACAACGTGATGGTGATGGAGCTGCTAGGCCCCAGTCTGGAGGACCTGTTCAACTTCTGCTCCCGCAAGTTCAGCCTCAAGACTGTCCTGCTGCTGGCTGACCAGATG atcAGCCGGATTGAGTACATCCACTCTAAGAACTTCATCCACAGAGATGTGAAGCCTGACAACTTCCTGATGGGCCTGGGCAAGAAGGGCAACCTGGTGTACATCATCGACTTTGGCCTGGCCAAGAAGTACCGCGACGCCCGCACACATCAGCACATCCCCTACCGCGAGAACAAGAACCTGACCGGCACCGCGCGCTACGCATCCATCAACACACACCTGGGGATTG aaCAGTCTCGTCGTGATGACCTGGAGTCTCTGGGTTATGTCCTGATGTACTTCAACCTGGGCTCTCTGCCCTGGCAGGGCCTCAAGGCCGCCACCAAGAGGCAGAAGTACGAACGCATCAGTGAGAAAAAGATGTCCACCCCTATCGAGGTGCTCTGCAAGGGATACCCCT CTGAGTTCTCCACCTACCTGAACTTCTGTCGCTCTCTGCGGTTCGATGACAAGCCAGACTACTCATACTTGAGACAACTGTTCAGAAACTTGTTCCACAGACAGGGCTTCTCCTACGACTACGTCTTTGACTGGAACATGCTTAAGTTT GGGGCCAGCAGGACAGCCGAGGATGGGgagcgggagaggagagaggcggaTGAGAGGATCGGGGGAGGACCTAGGGCACCCCGTGCCCTACCCCCGGGCGGCAACCCCCCTGGGGGAGTAGACAGGATCCGAAATGGCCCCAATGCAGCAGCTTCTAACCCTGCCTCCAGAGGAGTCCCACAGTCAG ggaACCGGTCCCCGCAGGCTGTGTCCCGTGCGGAGCGAGAGAGGAAGGTGGCCATGAGGCTCCACCGCGGCGCCCCCGCTAACATCTCCTCCTCTGATCTCACCGCACAGATGGGCCAATCACGCATCGCCACATCACAG GTCAGTGTGCCATTTGAACACCTGGGGAAGTGA